The following proteins are co-located in the Acidimicrobiia bacterium genome:
- a CDS encoding response regulator transcription factor, whose translation MEAPSVFIVEDHPLVRRGIEAVIAREYRLVGSADEASTAVEMIRERRPDLVLLDVKIPGGGGSAVVEAVRRFDEEIRFLALSVSTSREDVVRMFQSGIDGYLVKTADEAFVIDAIARTLAGERPVSPEVAGYLLDIDRDIADADGLERLTPREREVTTLIARGYSYREVAGRLSMSVKTLENHMHHIFTKLGLASRHQLTRMA comes from the coding sequence ATGGAAGCTCCATCTGTCTTCATCGTCGAGGACCATCCCCTCGTACGTAGGGGGATCGAAGCGGTGATCGCCCGTGAGTATCGGCTTGTCGGCTCAGCCGACGAGGCTTCGACCGCCGTGGAAATGATCCGTGAGCGTCGACCTGACCTGGTGCTCCTGGACGTGAAGATCCCGGGCGGTGGGGGGTCGGCCGTGGTCGAAGCCGTGAGGCGGTTCGACGAGGAGATCCGTTTCCTCGCCCTGAGCGTGTCCACATCACGTGAGGACGTGGTCCGCATGTTTCAGTCAGGCATTGATGGCTACTTGGTGAAGACCGCCGACGAAGCGTTCGTCATCGATGCAATCGCCCGCACCCTGGCCGGGGAACGGCCCGTCTCACCGGAAGTAGCCGGATACCTCCTCGATATCGACCGCGACATCGCGGACGCAGACGGGCTGGAGCGTCTCACCCCGAGAGAGCGGGAGGTCACAACCCTGATCGCCCGCGGCTACTCATATCGAGAGGTAGCCGGCCGTCTCTCCATGAGTGTGAAGACCCTCGAGAATCACATGCACCACATCTTCACCAAGCTGGGACTCGCAAGTCGACACCAGCTGACCCGAATGGC